The following coding sequences lie in one Angustibacter luteus genomic window:
- a CDS encoding MBOAT family O-acyltransferase yields MVFTSTIFLFLFLPAAMLLFYAAPPRWRVAPLLVASAVFYAWGEPVLVVLILVTGLFTYQWGRLLVRHREDQRRTALLVVGIAVVLVPIAVFKYLDFALNVFGLDALADRTHLPLPIGVSFYTFMAIGYLIDIHRRRDDGAPGLLSFSGFLTMYPHLVAGPIVRWHDIGPQLAAPRFDPGLFGYGALRVAGGLAKKAVLADSLAVIIDGMFATGEPRSFGAAWLAVVLYSLQIYLDFSAYSDIAIGLAAMMGVRFHENFRYPYVSKSAREFWQRWHISLGSWFRDYVYIPLGGSRVRPLVLWRNLLIVWGLTGLWHGAAWTFILWGLYYGVLIGLERSFLGRAVERLPIPLQHLYGVLVAVLGWVLFRSTSVGQAGEYYRTMLTGGGLPAWDSQTTLDLQSTWVIVIVAVVLAAGIFRPLMDKAELVMAGRWEAPSGVGRRTPVPASPADPATSPAAVEPVHQGLPSAPTGGTSTVVAVEEAPALTTTAAGSEPIDVQLDELEPDEVLVREPAPLLTLALTAAGCVLLLIATAFVVATTYSPFIYFRF; encoded by the coding sequence ATGGTCTTCACCAGCACCATCTTCCTGTTCCTCTTCCTGCCCGCTGCGATGCTGCTCTTCTATGCCGCGCCGCCGCGCTGGCGGGTTGCGCCCCTGCTCGTGGCGAGCGCGGTGTTCTACGCGTGGGGCGAGCCGGTGCTGGTCGTCCTGATCCTGGTCACGGGCCTCTTCACCTACCAGTGGGGGCGGCTGCTGGTGCGCCACCGCGAGGACCAGCGGCGCACCGCGTTGCTGGTCGTCGGCATAGCTGTGGTGCTGGTGCCGATCGCGGTGTTCAAGTACCTGGACTTCGCGCTCAACGTGTTCGGGTTGGATGCGCTCGCTGATCGCACCCACCTGCCGTTGCCGATCGGGGTCTCGTTCTACACGTTCATGGCGATCGGCTACCTGATCGACATCCACCGGCGCCGGGACGACGGCGCGCCGGGTCTGCTGTCGTTCTCCGGCTTCCTGACCATGTACCCGCACCTGGTAGCCGGCCCGATCGTGCGCTGGCACGACATCGGACCGCAGCTGGCGGCGCCGCGGTTCGACCCGGGCCTGTTCGGCTACGGCGCGCTCCGGGTGGCCGGCGGCCTGGCGAAGAAGGCGGTCCTGGCGGACTCGCTCGCTGTCATCATCGACGGCATGTTCGCCACCGGCGAGCCGCGCTCGTTCGGCGCGGCCTGGCTGGCCGTCGTCCTCTACAGCCTGCAGATCTACCTGGACTTCTCCGCCTACTCCGACATCGCCATCGGCCTGGCCGCGATGATGGGGGTCCGGTTCCACGAGAACTTCCGCTACCCGTACGTGAGCAAGTCGGCCCGCGAGTTCTGGCAGCGCTGGCACATCTCGCTCGGTTCCTGGTTCCGGGACTACGTGTACATCCCCCTCGGTGGCTCGCGAGTGCGGCCTCTCGTGCTGTGGCGCAACCTGCTGATCGTGTGGGGCCTGACCGGCCTGTGGCACGGGGCGGCGTGGACGTTCATCCTCTGGGGCCTCTACTACGGGGTGCTGATCGGTCTGGAGCGCTCGTTCCTGGGCCGCGCCGTCGAGCGGCTGCCCATCCCGTTGCAGCACCTGTACGGCGTGCTGGTCGCGGTGCTGGGCTGGGTGCTGTTCCGCAGCACCTCGGTCGGCCAGGCCGGGGAGTACTACCGGACCATGCTGACCGGCGGCGGCCTCCCGGCCTGGGACTCGCAGACCACGCTCGACCTGCAGAGCACCTGGGTGATCGTGATCGTCGCGGTGGTCCTGGCGGCGGGCATCTTCCGGCCCCTCATGGACAAGGCCGAGCTCGTCATGGCGGGCCGCTGGGAGGCGCCGAGCGGGGTCGGACGCCGGACCCCGGTGCCCGCCTCCCCGGCCGACCCGGCGACGTCGCCCGCTGCCGTCGAGCCGGTGCACCAGGGCCTGCCGTCGGCTCCGACCGGTGGCACGTCCACGGTGGTCGCGGTGGAGGAGGCTCCGGCGCTGACGACCACGGCCGCCGGGTCCGAGCCGATCGACGTCCAGCTCGACGAACTCGAACCCGACGAGGTGCTGGTGCGCGAGCCGGCGCCGCTGCTCACCCTCGCGCTGACCGCCGCCGGCTGCGTGCTGCTGCTCATCGCGACGGCCTTCGTCGTGGCGACGACCTACTCGCCGTTCATCTACTTCCGGTTCTGA